The sequence TGAAGCCAACGATAGCTCTATTTTTTGCAGCAACACCCTATCCCGGTTGTCCAATGCGTGATGTCTATATTGAAAAGGGTATGCCAGTCCCTGAGAGTTGTGATGAGTATGGTAGATTTTGGGTTGAAGATGCGCCGAAGGACAGTGAAAAGCAGGTGAAACGAGCTGGAAATCTGGATAGTTATCAACTCTGTCTGGATGCCACCAAGGAAATCGTTAGAGCCCAGGTGCGTGATGTGGGTTCCTATCCACGTTTGATTTCTGAGTTTATTGATCAGTATGGATTTGTCGATTTTGTTAAGAATGCTGCGGCCCGGCTTCGCCTTTAAAATAGAATTAAGGTTGGGAGCTATCTTGTTTTTTTTTGTATTGTAGATTCGTCTGTCTGTTTGATGAGATTTTCTGCGATTACTTGAGCAATAATTTTGTTCCCCACTGCTGAATAGTGGCCGCCCTCCATATATAGATTGAAGAGTGATCCTTTCTTGGATTGTTCTGCCAATGTTTGAAGAGGTTTATACACTAAATGGTTTTTCTCTATTTCTGACAGCAAGCCACTATACTTAGGCTCCATGGTGAACCGCTTTTTAATGACATCGATTACGTTAGGAATATGGACCACAATAAACTGACTTCCATATTGTTCTATCTCAGACTGAAAAGTATCAAGGAGGCTCATCGCCAATTGGGCAGGTTCGTAGCTTAGATTATAGAAGAATGAATTTTCTTCAACCGGAAAGAATAGTTCCGTTAACATTGCGATGAGTTTGCTTTTGTAAATAATATGTTCTTCGTAATTTCCAATTGTTAAAAATTGTTCATATTGGGCAAGATCCCATTCTGTTAGTGGATTCCTCAGGATATTCATAATCTCTTCAGGAGGAAGGGTAGGGACATTGAGAAGTTGGAGTGAATTATTCTGTAAAATGTATCTTGGCTTTGAAAATGGAAGGCCACTGGCTGGCATATAAATCGATCTGATAATATTAACATTTCGTTGGATATCCTCAAACTGTAGACCGAGGAGAACTATATCTGCCGATAGAGTGCGGCCGGAATGTCGCCAACGTAAAAGAGCTTGATCTATTCCGTACCCACCCACCGCAAGATTTATGACTTCAGCGGGAATGCCCGCAGTGTTTAATAGTTGTTCCAGATAGTATCCGAAAGTATTTTGGAAGGGAACTTCATCACCGTGGCTGTAGGAATCGCCTATTATCAGAATACGCAGGATATCCTGAGGTTTTGCGGTTTTGTATTCAATCGGGTTCTTGTCGTCGACCCTCGCTCCTAAAGAATTGTAGCAGTATTGGCCGTTTGCGGAAATATTTGAAACTCTGGGCGTCCAGCCAAGGTATTCATCGTAAACTACCCTTGAATGAGATGTGTTGCTATAGTCCTGAGCGTGATGCGCAAAAGTGTTTATTGCCAGGTGATATGGTTTGAGTACTCTGCCAAGAATTCTGTAGTTACCATCTGAGTCTACCTGGCAATAATAACGAACAGTAATTTCAAGAATCAGCAAACAAAGAGTTAGTACTCCAACAAACAGTAACCCTTTTTGGATATACGTCTTCGCTTTACCATGATGTCGGTCCGATTCTCTTGAGAATAGCTGCATGTCACTCCTTACTTCCCTTTTTAATGGGTAAAAGTCTCAGTCTACCACCACATAGTTTGAGAACTCATTACAGAATTCCTCCCATTTGTCCACATCCCATTGTCCGTTTATGCCCAAACAGTGTGCGGCCCTGTCTGCCATCATCATGGTGTGGTGAATATTGTCATGGGTAAAAAGCCCCTGACGTCCCAGGCTGATCAGGGTTGGGATTTTTGAAAGGTATTGTTCGATAACCCTGAGTTTCTTTGAATATCCAATGGTGTAAACGGGATAGACGTTTGTCTGACGTTTACTGAAAACTTTTACGAGATTTTTAGCGGGAATGGCACCTTTTTTCATATCTGCCAGAACCAGACGTTTGAGTTTTTCGTCATCAGCCAACCAGATCTCATCATCGTGTTGACAGGGAATCTCACAACAGATAATAGTTTTACCCCTAGGAGTGAGGGTGCCGTTATAGTTTTTTCCCTCTGATATTCGAGAAAAAATATAATCTGTCTCGGGGAAATAGTGGGCATCAACAACCTGCCACTGGTCACATTCCATAAGCAGATAAAAGAACACCATATTTCTATGTGTTAAGGATTCGGCAGCAGTGAGAGCCGGACAGCTTCGTTTTGAAGCAAGGAGAGAGACTATTCGGGTAACAGGGATGGTTGAGAAAATAAAGTCGGCCTTGAGTTGCTTGTGCACATCATTGTGTTTTTTGACAGAGATGGAAAAACCCCGGCTCTTTTCCATCGTTATTCCAGTGACTGTTGTGTCATATATTATCTGCCCATCCATGTCTGTCACTTTTGCAGCAAGCTTTTCGGAAATCTGCCCAATACCTTCCTCAGGGTAGTAGAAAACATTGGCTTCACTGGAGTTCACCCCGGGTAGAAAACTGAGCATTTTTTTCACTATTTTACTGACAGTCCCAGCGGAAACTCTTTTTCTTGCCTGTTCTACATCTATCTGATCGGGTGGACACCCCCATAACTTTTTGGCATAAGGGAAATAAAATTTTTCACAGATAGTTGGACCAAGGCCATGAAGAAGTTGATCGGCAAAACTTAGAGCTGGCCCTGAAGGTCTGAATGGTTTCTTCAGAATATCCCTGAAGATTCCAAAGATAAAGGAAACCGGAAGATGAACTAAACAATCCAGTGGCTGGAGGGGGAATTTAAGATAGTGCCCCTGTAGTCGAATTCTGCCGTTTCGTACTCTTTTTAACAGGGATGGGCCGATAATATTTTTTATATCATTAAGAATATGCTCTGGAGTTGATGGGTGGAGGCGATGGCTGCCATAATCCAGCCATATTCCTTCTTGTTGAAACGAAGCAGCAATGCCTCCAGGATGATTCCGTTTCTCAATGATAATTAACTCAATATTGAGCTCTGCGCGCTGCAGCAGTTTGAAGGCCAGCATCAGCCCTGCTGGTCCGGCACCCAATATGATGATTGTTTGTTTTTCTGAAGACATCGATACGTAATGGCTCTTTTGTTAGAGGTAGCTATACTTGTAGAGGTTATGGAGTAGTTTCGTCGGGAGGCTCTTCCTCAACGTGATCTGCAGTTTCTCCCCAGACCTGTTGTTCAATTTTTCTGGAAAGTCCATCGGACATCATGCCAATGAGTAGAATCTGTATTCCTGTTAAAAACAGAAGCAGGCTCGATGTGGAGAGAGTGGTGTGGATAAAAATTGAATACTCCTGCCATCCGACGCGCCGTATTGCAAAGAAAATGTCAAAGAATGTTTTGACACCACTGAAGAAAAAGAACGTGAAGGCAAGAGGAATAAAAACCTTGAGAGGATTAAAAAGCATGGATAATCGAAGGATCAGGGCGATAAAATTTATAAAATCCCAGGGTACAATTTTGGATTTCCCTTTCCGGGGCAGATAGTCAATAGTGAAGTTAGTAATCCTGTAATTGTTGCAGAGCATGGCCAATGTTTGAGTAGTTGTGAAAGAAAAT comes from Desulfocapsa sulfexigens DSM 10523 and encodes:
- a CDS encoding SGNH/GDSL hydrolase family protein, yielding MQLFSRESDRHHGKAKTYIQKGLLFVGVLTLCLLILEITVRYYCQVDSDGNYRILGRVLKPYHLAINTFAHHAQDYSNTSHSRVVYDEYLGWTPRVSNISANGQYCYNSLGARVDDKNPIEYKTAKPQDILRILIIGDSYSHGDEVPFQNTFGYYLEQLLNTAGIPAEVINLAVGGYGIDQALLRWRHSGRTLSADIVLLGLQFEDIQRNVNIIRSIYMPASGLPFSKPRYILQNNSLQLLNVPTLPPEEIMNILRNPLTEWDLAQYEQFLTIGNYEEHIIYKSKLIAMLTELFFPVEENSFFYNLSYEPAQLAMSLLDTFQSEIEQYGSQFIVVHIPNVIDVIKKRFTMEPKYSGLLSEIEKNHLVYKPLQTLAEQSKKGSLFNLYMEGGHYSAVGNKIIAQVIAENLIKQTDESTIQKKTR
- a CDS encoding protoporphyrinogen/coproporphyrinogen oxidase, with the translated sequence MSSEKQTIIILGAGPAGLMLAFKLLQRAELNIELIIIEKRNHPGGIAASFQQEGIWLDYGSHRLHPSTPEHILNDIKNIIGPSLLKRVRNGRIRLQGHYLKFPLQPLDCLVHLPVSFIFGIFRDILKKPFRPSGPALSFADQLLHGLGPTICEKFYFPYAKKLWGCPPDQIDVEQARKRVSAGTVSKIVKKMLSFLPGVNSSEANVFYYPEEGIGQISEKLAAKVTDMDGQIIYDTTVTGITMEKSRGFSISVKKHNDVHKQLKADFIFSTIPVTRIVSLLASKRSCPALTAAESLTHRNMVFFYLLMECDQWQVVDAHYFPETDYIFSRISEGKNYNGTLTPRGKTIICCEIPCQHDDEIWLADDEKLKRLVLADMKKGAIPAKNLVKVFSKRQTNVYPVYTIGYSKKLRVIEQYLSKIPTLISLGRQGLFTHDNIHHTMMMADRAAHCLGINGQWDVDKWEEFCNEFSNYVVVD